The following nucleotide sequence is from Triticum dicoccoides isolate Atlit2015 ecotype Zavitan chromosome 7B, WEW_v2.0, whole genome shotgun sequence.
cctccacctccacgggctaccgtcgacctcctccagcctccacgggctcctgttcatccagcctccaccgcgcgctactcaaccggctactgttcaaacacccctccacgggcacccctccaccgtctactgttcatctagccctccacaccacggggtcctgttcaaccacccctccacggccacccctccNNNNNNNNNNNNNNNNNNNNNNNNNNNNNNNNNNNNNNNNNNNNNNNNNNNNNNNNNNNNNNNNNNNNNNNNNNNNNNNNNNNNNNNNNNNNNNNNNNNNNNNNNNNNNNNNNNNNNNNNNNNNNNNNNNNNNNNNNNNNNNNNNNNNNNNNNNNNNNNNNNNNNNNNNNNttcatccaatcgatcggcttcagttagcaggagtagtgaaggaatcgctccatcgggttcagttaacagccatcgatcgatccctcgggttcagtaacgcgtagcctgcagtgcaatcactcgggttcagttatagcccagcgcctcgctcgggttcagttagagccaacgcctcgcacacaccgtaaccggcaactccccgaaattttcctccccctcgcttctaacacagttttttccgtcatggacggcccaaagaatgtcatgcagctgcgtctccggcccgcccaggatgaaaagcccattttctgtcatgattttttgtcatagaaataggagcccaccacatctatgatgataccgggttttgtcacaattatcgtcatagaagtgtcatatgtatgacagaaaaaaaattcgttcggcccaaaatgtcacggatgtgtcttttttttgtagtgagaggtgggactaaagtttagtcgCATAGTGCTCACCTagtaggagttggacctccttataagggaggttattTCCCCACATATATGAACATGAGAACAAGAAAGACAtacacacgcgctcctcctccgtcGCCCGCCTCACCGCGCCACGTCGTGCGCGAGAATGAGTCAAGCtgttgtctaaatttttgccacgcacaacTGATATACGAAAGGTCATAGGGGAGCCGAAAAGTTTTTCTGTACTGGAGATTGAATACGAACGTTGCACCCTTCAGCTGCTGCCTATTCGTTTTGTCTGCTCTTTTGCTTCACCTCCTGTGGCTGCCTATTCGCCTCCTTATCATGTGCCTAtaaaagagaggtcgctcctctccagagagacacaccaAAACAACACCTTCCTCACGCCGTCGAGTTCCATAGCACTGAGCTACTGCTACGATCtttcccatcccggcttgcggcgtgcaccgcaggtcgggacagtagaccTCCAAACTCCACCTCTTTGAGTCctctacgggagaagggtgataaggtttttgaggAGCGCTCTACGTAACTACTAACCTTTTCATCACGGACACCGACCACTACTTCCTGAATGACGGCTTCTTCCCCGTCGGCGGCCTCTTCGACGACATGGGTGACAACGTCAGCGCCAACACTACTGCTACTGCCGCAGCTCAGTACATGTTCATGTTCTTTTTATTCAAGTACCTACTACAGTTTCTTCTTCTAGTATCTGCTCTACATATGTTCTGTTCTAGTTCATATGTGCAAATGCTATTTGTGTTCTCTCTGTTAGATTGCATGACTTGTTCCATCTCTGCTATAATATTCATGTTTTATCTGGTATTTCTatggattaaatcatatggtaaattgctcatatttccaacagtacctCACCGAGACGGCTTGTCGTGCTGCATCGCCATGCCTCGTGCCTCGACCTCACTCTGAAGGAACAAGGTTAGGGTATTTCAAAAGCGTCCTTCATTTTTTTCCGACCTTAGAATAAAATAGAGTAACCTTCTCCTCTAATGTCAAGCTAACAAAATGATCGATAAAAGCATAAATCCCTTAGACTCGATGTACTAATGATTGATAAAAACAAAGATTGATAATGTACTTGGCCCGACGCGGTATACCAACGGGAAATGGGTTTAAAAAGTTTGTTATTTTATAAAATTGCATCACCCTGGCTGGACATATGTCTGATCAAAGGTTTTGCACGTCATAGGCATTAGTCATTGATTGATGTGAACTTGGATGGATGGAGGGAATTTATCACTAATTGACATGAATCAGTGAGTGACAACTATAGTTAACACGTCCCCTAAGAAAAACTATAGTTAACACATCGTGGCTAATCAATATGGATATAGTACTACTTGAACAACATATCCCCTCGGGTCCCAATCAAGCCGCATTCCTGAAATCTTGTACCCATGTAGCATCACATGACAAACTCTTATAAAGGCAATTTTTCTGTACTAGATGTGTGGCCCATAGAACACAAAGTGGGTAGACAAGATAACAGTTGCTGCAGAAGAAGATGCAGGCAGGGTCAAACTCAAACACCCAGTGGTAGCATTTCATTTTCACCTGCAAGAAACTGGAAATGGATGGCATTTTACAGCAAAGATCTGAATCCATTTCAGCTGCAAGCATCCACTTGTCAGTGCCAGTGTGCCACTACCACTGAAAACGAAAGATGCGTCCCCTTGTTCGAAATCCAAATAGAAAGAGGCGTTAATCGTGAGCCACAATCTAGATCAACTCCTGTTATGTTTTATTGTATTGACAAGGAAATTGAAAATGTTCCAATTACACTTTGTTTGAACCCTGAATTTCTTTCTACGTTTCTTCCCTCCACAATAAAACAGGGGAGAGAAGCAGAGAGCCACGTTTCACAAATTATTTACAGCGCTGCCGCCTCTGCCATGCCAGGAATGGCCGTTGGCCGTGCACGCGGCCCTTGAGACTTCAGAAGTCGGAGAACcagtcgtcctcgtcctcctcgttgAGGTAGTGGCGGTAGCGGTCGAGGTCCTCGTCGGCGAGGCCGTAGCGGCGGCGCCAGTACTCGAGCGTCGCCTCCGCCTCCCGCATGTTGCTCATCACTTTCTGGTACGCCGCGTTGATCCGCTCGAAGTCGATGCCGTCGTCTTGGCGCACGACGTCCGGGTGGTACTGCAGCGCGAGGCGGTGGAAGGCCTTCTTGACCTCGCCCCTGGATGCCCCCGGCTGCAGCCTCAGAGTGCGGTAGTGGTCCTCCTCCAGCACCCTGTACGGGGCCGCCGCCGGCCACCTTTCCCGCGTCGCCCCGCACCTCACCGCCGGCGACGACGCCGCCCTACGCAGCCGCCCCACCGCCGGCGACGCCGAGGTCGACGGCGCCCGCAGGCTCAGcgccattcctcctcctcctccggcgacagcCATGGATGTGCTGTGCGCGCACGCGCGGCAAGAAACGGAATCGATCGCAAGGTCGATCGACGGGGATGAGCCGCGGCGGAGCTGTGGGAGGCTGGGAGTTTTGGATCCGGATGTGTTGTTTCGTCTGTTGACCGCGTGGTGGAGCTGGAATGGTGTATTGCTGGAGGCCTGGAGCGGATGTGTCTGCCGCGTGGTGGAGCGTGGGTTCATATAGGGCGGAGGAGGCGGTTGCGGTTGGTTGGGGGTGCCGGCTCGCCGGAAGGAGCGGCACGTTTGGGCTGGCCGGTGTTTCCCACGTTGCCGTTGCTCGCACGTTTCGCTGCAGACAAAAAGCTCGGCGAGGGAGGGGGACACCGCGGCGTCCATATCCGTTCCGTTGCCTTGCCGCAAGCCGCGTGTGTACTATTCCTTCCGTCTCGAAAGAATAGGAAGCTTTCACGTGatgtaaaaaaaatcatgttttacaATTTTCAGCACTCAACAATTGACCGGGTACACATTGAAAAGTTTCAAAAAAATACTAGGAAATATACTACACTTTTTTTTATTCTAGCACATTAGTTTGTGATTTACCTAACCATATTAATGTGATtgtaaataaatgtttatcaaatcATGTCTGTgatttaccttatattttgatgAGAAATTTCTTAAGTAAATTAAAATAAAATTGGTTCAACgggtaagtaaattaaggtgattgactATCATAGGGAAAAGGTTGGATGAAGCGTGGTGGAAAGAAAGTGAAAGGTGAAACCTTAAATTCTTCTTAAGTACTTGGACAATGCACGTGCGTTGTAAGATGATATAAATATTCTTGTCTGTCAGCTTGTGATTTACCTGCCCATATTAATAGgattgtgtaaataaatatttATTAAATTCAGTCCATGATTTATCTTATATTTTGTGAGAAGTTTAATAAGTAAATTAAAAATGGAATGGACTCAAAATgtaagtaaattaaggagattgatTATTATAAGGGGAAGGTTGGATGAAAGGGTCATCGGAATAAAGATGAAATAATAACCTTACGTTCTTTTTAATTAGTAGAGATTGAGAGAGAAAATTATATATGGTATCAGCATAGGGCGACCGTAACAAATGCCTGAAAAAAAAGGGACAATGTTGTTTATATATACACTATTTGGTGTCCAATTTCTTGGGAAATTCTAGAAGAACCATGAAATATATCATGGATCATTTTGTTGAAATTATCAAAATTGAAATTTGTTTGTGTTTTATTGTAAAAATACATTTTTTTTCATCAGAATCAACAAACTCACCCACTATCTCTCAAAATCTCATGAAAATGTCCTAAATTTCTTATTTCTCAACCCTTCTATGGGCTTTCTCAAAGGATGGTCGAGAGGTGAAAACACACATTGTCCCCTTCTTTTTGAACAAACCATAGACATCAAAtatattgttgggtctttaaattcTTTGACCGCAACCCTATTGTGGTACTACCATTTAGGTGATCTATTCCCAGCTACTGTGATTGTACCATTTATGTGATTTATGGGGAGATCTAAATATACACACCAGATTTATGTAGTGCTCTCTCTGTAACTTTTTATAATACGTTTTAAGAGTCTATGATAGTGTTAAAACCGTCTTATATTAAGTTTGAAGTGTTAATTATACAAATACTTATGTTTTACGGCATTCAAAATCCCCCAACAACAAATTGATGAATAAATAGGCAGtttttcgattaaattaatccatgaataaatcgTGAGCATGACATGAATAGCATTGATAACACACTGattacgatctaacagagcatgtactacgcacatagtagaaacatctacgcatatcgctagtactgctacaacagaaagaaacacgagagGGATAAGCGATGTATACCCAACAATCGGCCACGCGGCGGTGGTGACGGTGGCAGCAGCCGCGGCATCCTcgacggccttcttgtcggcctcggccttctcagcggcggcacggttggcgtcggtcgacatggtgatgacgaaggtgatgcggacgtagatgaacagaagcgagcagtcgcgtagtcgctacccaaaaacctaatcgcccctctcccgtacaggattcggagaggcggggtttcggaggcctgctctcccgtcaaccgtgtacgcggtgaatgggatggagtcaccggcggcggcagcagcagaggaacgacgtgggcgtggaggcggaTATGCGTTTTGTTctcgcggcggctagggttggcagcgccccacatatatatgtgcggccgcACGTGGAGAGACatgggctgaacccacgtccaagtctgtagcccacgatccgacgtctcagattgtggccctacctgtcaaagactctccgttcttgaccggcaaaaagaagcgcataggagtgagctcggtcggctcaatcccgcaaggagcggcgcgtcgtgacgaggcgtggcgtggcgtggcgaggcgagcggaggaggaggagtgcgcgagggcttcttttcttctcaagctccaatagcatgagggagagaatcccttataaaccactccaactcttcttccactagcatggtgggactaaacttcccaccaccttgtcatgtgacctacatgggcccttagagattaaatctgaaattgtcatatgggctctaggcccatctcatatttcaacaatcccccaccagatctcaggggcccactttgtcctttgttccaaacgctgttttgatataccaACATCTCAGTGGAGAACGattaaggttgagctccacctagaccaagtagttacactccttcacaactgaacaatggactatgccttgaattgtcagtttggcgtcaagaagtttcaccacaagtctcactgatacgaggctgccgaaggccgacccctcgggtggagcatattagtcacactcctggccttttcatgagcttgctagagatcaccccaatctcatagactgtgaccagcagttgggctcatataggtgtgttcctccaaagatcgctctgtaggatagcatcttgcttatacatataagccttggaacacattaagacagtagtcatccttccatacagtttccgagagtattgcatctccaatggagtgggttagtaaagttactctcctcagttcaccactggcttgttttcccaggtcctacttcacgggatctccgatcacataggttgggttactaccatggcaactcatgtgggtctcatacccatctccctcgatgcactatctatcacagcacgcgatagcccttttgtaaagggatctgccagattcttagccgtatggacatactccaacgctatcactccggagtttcttaattttctgacagcttttaatctcattcttatgtgtttattggacttcatgttgtcctttgaactcttcaccttggtgatgacagtctgattgtcacagttcataaggatagccagaACCGGTTTatgaaccaatggcaagtccatcaaaagatcatgaagccatcctgcttcgacaccagatgtgtctaatgctgttaattctgcttccattgttgatctcgttaagatcgtttgcttgcaagacttccaggaaacagcgccacctccaagagtaaacatatatccagttgtggccttcatctcatcagcatcagagatccaattcgcatcactatacccttgaagtaccgacgggtatccggtatagtgaagtccgtagttcatagtaccttttagatagcgcataactctctcaatagtatgccaatgtacatcacccggattggaaacaaaccggctcagttttctcacagcaaacgcgatgtcaggcctcgttgcgcttgcTAGGTACATGAGTGAACCAATGATGTGGGAGTATCTCAGTTGATCCTTAGCTGTGCCTTCGAACTTTCGAAAcaacacactaggatcatatggtgtttgagagggTTTGCAGACCGAATATCCAAAATGGCTCAACACCTAAtgagattgcagaagtgtgatcccaccctcattatctctcagtagcttgatgttcaagataacatcatccacaccaaggtccttcatctcaaagttctgagacagaaacGACTTAACctgctcaatgactttgaggttggttccgaatatcagtatgtcatcaacatacaggcACAGTatgactccttcgcccccaccatggcgatagtatacacatttgtcagcttcattaacaacaaagccaacagatgtcagagttgtattaaacttatcatgccattgcttaggttcttgcttcaggccatataaagatttcagcaacctacacacctttctttcctgaccatctatcacaaagccatctggctatTGCATGTTGATTTCCTCattagctctccattcagaaaagccgtcttaacatccatctagtGGATGAGAAGACCGTGCGAGGcctccaacgagagtaatactcgaatggtggtcagtctagccataggtgaataagtatcgaagaaaccttcctcttctttctagt
It contains:
- the LOC119340054 gene encoding chaperone protein dnaJ 8, chloroplastic-like; protein product: MNPRSTTRQTHPLQASSNTPFQLHHAVNRRNNTSGSKTPSLPQLRRGSSPSIDLAIDSVSCRACAHSTSMAVAGGGGGMALSLRAPSTSASPAVGRLRRAASSPAVRCGATRERWPAAAPYRVLEEDHYRTLRLQPGASRGEVKKAFHRLALQYHPDVVRQDDGIDFERINAAYQKVMSNMREAEATLEYWRRRYGLADEDLDRYRHYLNEEDEDDWFSDF